The genomic window ATGTTTGACCTCGGTTTGCAGGCCAACCGCTTTCTGGCCTTCACGATCTCACGCCTGGACCACTCGGCCGAGCCTAAGCCTGGGCATCCTGTGGACCTTGAAATCGATGTTCCAGGGTTCGCGGAAGCCTTCGATATTGATCTTAAAAACGCTTATCGCGAGGTTGAAAGCCTCGCTGACCAGTTGCAAAGGAAGATAATTCAATTCGAAAACACCCCAGGAGAACGCATCAAGGTCGGAATAATTACGCGCCAAAAATATTGTGAAGGGGAAGGGCGGGCCTGGATACGGTTTGACGAGGATCTTGTCCCTCATCTTCTTGGATTAAAAGAGCAATTCACTAAATATCGTATTCGTGACGTCTATCAATTTCAGCGGGCCGCTACTTGGCGTGTATATGAATTATTGCAGCAGTTTAAAGAGATAGGGAAAAGAGAATTTGACTTAGAAGAATTTAAAAGGAAACTTGGGGTACTTGGTCAGTACCCACGGATTACAGATTTGCAAAGATGGATATTACTGCCGGCTATAGACGAAATAAACAAAACATCT from Desulfovibrio sp. TomC includes these protein-coding regions:
- a CDS encoding replication initiation protein → MDDPKAELVVKSNALVNAMFDLGLQANRFLAFTISRLDHSAEPKPGHPVDLEIDVPGFAEAFDIDLKNAYREVESLADQLQRKIIQFENTPGERIKVGIITRQKYCEGEGRAWIRFDEDLVPHLLGLKEQFTKYRIRDVYQFQRAATWRVYELLQQFKEIGKREFDLEEFKRKLGVLGQYPRITDLQRWILLPAIDEINKTSDIKVAFEKIKRGRTIVGLRFFIVSNQGTKTHREKIRDKVEQAFPPQPPKNPTFARRLLEEFKVSQKQADQMGRLWEGREDQAEKFLARIKRDHEAGRVKSLGGLTFKILKDEGQKEFLPGV